One window of the Archaeoglobus sulfaticallidus PM70-1 genome contains the following:
- a CDS encoding segregation and condensation protein A, whose amino-acid sequence MTPENLEDPIELLVEMAKRGEIDPWNIDVIDVASKFLEKLEKAQKLDLRISGRVLLYAAILVRMKAEILANEALMTRGGAEEEVEEESYIPDEIDFDTFPFDFDEKPSERPDKKETENYDLPKRRTVRRFTTLDDLIKELEMAERVERRKRVRKKVVREVEDPLKVPHEENIEETLIRIEAELLKYFRIKDAILFSELVGMKERKEKVTYFLSILHLAYRKIIELRQERIFEEDIEIRLIR is encoded by the coding sequence ATGACTCCTGAAAATCTTGAAGATCCGATAGAATTGCTCGTTGAGATGGCGAAGAGGGGAGAGATAGATCCGTGGAACATCGATGTGATAGATGTGGCCTCAAAGTTTCTTGAAAAACTTGAGAAGGCCCAAAAGCTCGATCTGAGGATTTCCGGAAGGGTTTTACTCTATGCAGCAATCCTTGTAAGAATGAAAGCTGAGATCCTTGCCAACGAAGCTTTAATGACCAGAGGGGGGGCTGAAGAGGAGGTTGAGGAGGAGAGCTACATCCCCGACGAGATCGATTTCGATACCTTCCCATTCGATTTTGATGAGAAACCAAGCGAGAGACCAGACAAGAAAGAGACAGAGAATTATGATCTGCCAAAGAGAAGAACCGTCAGAAGATTCACAACCCTCGATGACCTGATAAAAGAGCTGGAGATGGCTGAAAGAGTTGAGAGAAGAAAGAGAGTCAGGAAAAAAGTGGTCAGAGAGGTCGAGGATCCACTGAAGGTTCCACATGAAGAGAACATTGAGGAGACGCTCATAAGGATTGAAGCGGAACTCCTGAAGTACTTCAGAATAAAGGATGCAATTCTCTTTTCCGAGCTTGTAGGAATGAAAGAAAGAAAGGAGAAGGTCACATACTTCCTTTCAATCCTGCACCTCGCATACAGGAAGATAATCGAACTGAGGCAGGAAAGGATTTTTGAAGAGGATATTGAGATAAGGTTGATCAGATAA
- a CDS encoding competence/damage-inducible protein A translates to MDFIIISVGNELLSGDTANSNSVYMAKKLVQMGHRVKRIIVIPDDVDEIAEEVRKASEKADFVLVTGGLGATHDDVTAEGIAKAFNVELVVDEKTANRLRRFSRNEEAIRKVASVPKGSEIIPNDRGAAPAFIFRNVAVMPGVPAEMEDTFNKIIKRFSEEEYYEDTLKVNGYESQILKELNKVVEEFKDVSIGSYPKPGYVVIKFSGRNKGRVEEAKKRLEELLKVRK, encoded by the coding sequence ATGGATTTTATTATAATCTCTGTCGGCAACGAACTTTTGAGTGGAGATACAGCAAACTCGAATTCAGTATACATGGCAAAAAAGCTTGTTCAAATGGGACACAGGGTTAAGAGGATCATCGTAATTCCGGACGATGTTGATGAGATTGCCGAGGAGGTCAGGAAGGCAAGCGAAAAGGCTGATTTTGTGCTCGTTACCGGCGGGCTAGGAGCGACCCACGACGATGTTACTGCTGAGGGGATAGCGAAAGCCTTCAATGTCGAGCTTGTGGTTGATGAAAAAACTGCCAACCGCCTCAGAAGGTTCTCCAGAAATGAAGAAGCAATAAGGAAGGTTGCATCCGTCCCGAAAGGTTCTGAGATTATTCCAAACGACAGGGGTGCTGCTCCAGCATTCATATTCAGGAATGTGGCCGTTATGCCTGGAGTGCCTGCAGAGATGGAGGATACATTCAATAAGATCATAAAGAGGTTTTCCGAGGAGGAATACTATGAGGACACGCTCAAGGTTAATGGATATGAGAGTCAGATTCTGAAAGAGCTGAACAAAGTTGTGGAAGAATTTAAGGATGTTTCCATCGGTTCCTATCCAAAGCCGGGTTATGTTGTGATCAAGTTCTCTGGCAGGAATAAGGGGAGGGTTGAAGAGGCCAAGAAGAGGCTTGAAGAGCTTTTGAAGGTCAGAAAATGA
- the scpB gene encoding SMC-Scp complex subunit ScpB, with the protein MEDKNENEVRKIVEAILFSSSEPISPSKIARIVRVKTEIVEKVLRDLVHEYNIRDSSIEIIELKGSYLMRVKPNYTRFVDRFSEKDLDRGTRRTLVVIAIRQPIKLSELAKIRGNRCYEHVKKLEEIGFIETRKEGRSKIITTTKYFAKYYGLEKSDPEYVREFFSELQKKGKLSDYSRE; encoded by the coding sequence ATGGAAGATAAAAACGAAAACGAGGTAAGGAAGATCGTTGAGGCTATTCTTTTCTCCTCATCTGAACCAATATCCCCATCGAAAATAGCGAGGATTGTCAGGGTCAAGACTGAGATTGTTGAGAAAGTTCTCAGAGATCTTGTTCACGAGTACAATATAAGGGATAGCTCAATAGAGATTATTGAGCTTAAAGGTAGCTATTTGATGAGGGTTAAGCCGAATTACACCAGATTCGTTGACAGATTCAGCGAAAAAGATCTCGACAGAGGTACGAGGAGGACTCTAGTTGTTATAGCGATCAGGCAGCCAATAAAGCTATCCGAGCTTGCTAAGATCAGGGGTAACAGGTGCTACGAGCATGTAAAGAAGCTTGAGGAGATCGGGTTCATAGAGACCAGGAAGGAGGGCAGGAGCAAGATAATCACAACCACCAAGTACTTCGCAAAATACTATGGGCTAGAAAAAAGCGATCCAGAGTATGTAAGGGAATTTTTCAGCGAGTTACAGAAGAAGGGCAAGCTTTCTGATTACAGCAGGGAATAA
- a CDS encoding 2,5-diamino-6-(ribosylamino)-4(3H)-pyrimidinone 5'-phosphate reductase produces the protein MKPFVFVNIASSIDGKISDESRKQVRISCREDFQRVDRLRAFSDAIMVGIGTVLSDDPSLTVKDERLRYERVQAGKDENPIRVVVDSRLRIPLNAKILDDRARTIVATTEKGLERVKLIEERAEVVVFGREKVDLRLLCEYLYKIGVRRLMVEGGGTLINSLLREKMIDEFNIYYGNMIIGGRNSPTVVDGESFADPVRLELISCQKLGEGIFTRWRVVYR, from the coding sequence ATGAAACCGTTCGTTTTTGTCAATATAGCTTCAAGTATAGATGGCAAGATAAGCGATGAGAGCAGGAAGCAGGTGAGAATATCCTGCAGAGAGGACTTTCAGAGAGTGGATAGACTGAGGGCCTTCTCAGATGCCATCATGGTAGGTATAGGAACGGTTCTGTCAGATGATCCATCTCTGACAGTGAAAGATGAGAGGCTCAGGTATGAGCGGGTTCAAGCTGGCAAGGACGAGAATCCTATCAGAGTGGTTGTGGATAGCAGACTGAGAATACCGCTAAATGCGAAAATTCTGGATGATAGAGCGAGAACGATAGTTGCCACCACCGAGAAAGGTCTTGAAAGGGTAAAGCTCATAGAGGAGAGAGCAGAGGTGGTTGTTTTTGGGCGAGAAAAGGTTGATCTCAGGCTGCTGTGTGAGTACCTCTACAAGATTGGAGTCAGAAGGTTGATGGTAGAGGGTGGAGGAACGCTGATAAACTCGCTGCTGAGAGAGAAGATGATAGACGAGTTCAACATCTACTACGGCAACATGATTATCGGTGGCAGGAACTCTCCTACGGTTGTCGATGGTGAATCATTTGCAGATCCGGTAAGGCTCGAGCTGATAAGCTGTCAGAAACTCGGGGAAGGTATTTTTACCAGATGGAGGGTTGTTTACAGATAG
- the smc gene encoding chromosome segregation protein SMC codes for MYIKKIVLKNFKSFNKKVEIPFFKGFTVISGPNGSGKSNIVDAILFCLGLTPSTRYLRADRVGDLIYSGNGKLGEAEVTVIFDNDGEEIKITRKIKRTSKGNYTYNYLNGKSVNLAEIQRLLQNFGIYSDAYNVVMQGDVTRIAEMTPFQRRKIIDDIAGISEFDEKKAKAIEELEAVRENIERINTILIEVSNQLEQLKADREEALRYKSLIEEKELNLKYLKINKFLSLNRRKRMIKRDIENLEMRKDKILKEIIDINSKLNELNTKADEISAEIYRLADESYKTIQNEIIEISSKREGLKSSIEMKKKEIKDIEDEKTKLLVSISKLKEEVSKVEEELQKFSIQKMSVQEVLDDLESKKSLIISKLNLMDSAYSELRDQLLKKKEILDELKERKSSKVNERDRLLEVIRRIGMEIEDIEGEIETLRKESITLNEELKELNKKYKEVEKELEAAIKRRNEADNKIFSIRNQISSLEEEKKNLEVELSKIKAQLSLLESSFSKAVELILEAKSRKAMPGVFGTVSQLCEVDEKFAVALEVSAGNSLQYLVVENEDDAIRCIKYLKQIDGGRATFIPLNKIKKNFGDIKLDRSVLKEKGVIDYAINLIKCEKKFKPVFNFVYRDTLVVEDIDTAKRLMDGRRIVTLDGDIVERAGTISGGSKQKSKGILATKELFEKEKKLEEEITVIESRKAEMLGNLRLVEEERRIHQSNVEEINSRLSELSSKISVAESKLRDNENRIEELKEKLTYKQKERAEIYERMSGVEEEIEKIDEEIRKISGEIEEIEAKMRGSEIPALTRKLEEIKEEIDRNSRAMYSITKNLENSEFKLQQLKDLVLEKEIKIDELDRKIENLKKEIENDSQLYSELGERLITLKEKEKEVGESVKDLRDKRSKLLAEIKKLEKDRDEKRFEVTGIEETIKAKEESLKDIEEQIRELGEIEYDEEEVQNIPRMEHVKRRLEEIELELKKFGDVNLKAIQDYEEVKARKEELMSKKLTLEKERSEILEKIERYEKMKRDTFFETFNAINMHFKEIISKLAEGEGELYLDNADDPFNSGLYMRVRVRDKPIQKIESMSGGEKSLVALSLIFAIQKFKPAPFYAFDEVDMFLDGINVEKVAKLISERSKNAQFIVVSLRKPMLEKADSIVGVTLSKDNSSTVTGIKMKA; via the coding sequence ATGTACATCAAGAAGATAGTCCTGAAAAACTTTAAATCATTTAATAAAAAAGTTGAAATTCCCTTTTTTAAGGGATTTACCGTTATCAGCGGCCCCAACGGGAGCGGGAAGTCGAATATTGTAGATGCGATACTTTTCTGTCTTGGATTGACTCCATCGACAAGATACCTGAGAGCGGACAGGGTTGGAGACCTCATATATTCTGGAAATGGAAAGCTGGGCGAAGCTGAGGTTACCGTTATTTTCGACAACGATGGAGAAGAGATAAAGATCACCAGAAAGATAAAGAGAACGAGCAAGGGCAACTACACCTACAACTACTTAAACGGGAAATCCGTTAATCTGGCTGAGATTCAGAGGCTTTTGCAGAACTTTGGCATATACAGCGATGCGTACAATGTCGTGATGCAGGGAGATGTCACAAGAATAGCTGAAATGACACCATTTCAAAGAAGGAAGATCATAGACGATATAGCCGGAATTTCAGAATTTGATGAGAAGAAAGCAAAAGCCATAGAGGAGCTTGAAGCTGTCAGGGAGAACATAGAGCGGATAAACACGATACTCATCGAAGTTAGCAACCAGCTTGAGCAGTTGAAGGCTGATAGGGAAGAAGCTCTCAGATACAAATCGCTCATAGAGGAAAAGGAGCTGAATTTGAAGTATCTAAAGATCAACAAGTTCCTGAGCCTAAACAGGAGAAAAAGAATGATTAAAAGGGACATAGAGAACCTTGAGATGAGAAAAGATAAGATTTTGAAGGAGATCATTGATATCAACTCGAAGCTGAACGAGCTGAACACGAAAGCCGATGAAATCTCAGCAGAAATATACAGACTCGCTGATGAAAGCTATAAAACTATACAGAACGAAATAATTGAGATATCCTCAAAAAGGGAGGGGCTGAAGAGCTCAATTGAGATGAAAAAGAAGGAGATAAAGGACATTGAGGATGAAAAAACCAAGCTCCTCGTTTCGATATCAAAGCTGAAAGAAGAGGTGTCGAAGGTTGAGGAGGAATTACAGAAGTTCTCCATCCAAAAGATGAGTGTTCAGGAGGTTCTTGACGATCTGGAGTCCAAGAAGAGCCTGATCATTTCAAAGCTCAATCTGATGGATTCAGCATACTCAGAGCTCAGAGATCAGTTGCTGAAGAAGAAAGAGATCCTTGATGAACTGAAGGAAAGGAAATCAAGCAAGGTCAACGAGAGAGACAGGCTGCTGGAGGTTATCAGAAGGATAGGGATGGAGATTGAGGACATTGAAGGCGAGATCGAGACGCTCAGAAAGGAGAGCATAACGCTGAATGAAGAGTTGAAGGAGCTGAATAAAAAATACAAGGAAGTTGAGAAGGAGCTGGAAGCTGCCATAAAGAGAAGGAATGAGGCAGATAATAAGATATTCTCCATACGGAATCAGATTTCCTCACTTGAAGAAGAGAAGAAGAATTTAGAGGTGGAGCTTTCAAAGATTAAGGCTCAGCTCTCTTTGCTTGAGAGCAGCTTCTCCAAGGCTGTTGAGTTGATTCTGGAAGCTAAAAGCAGAAAAGCCATGCCGGGTGTTTTCGGGACAGTATCCCAGCTGTGTGAGGTCGATGAGAAGTTTGCAGTAGCACTGGAGGTTTCTGCGGGGAACTCCCTGCAATATCTGGTTGTTGAGAATGAGGATGATGCGATAAGGTGTATCAAGTATCTCAAGCAAATAGATGGAGGTAGAGCAACATTCATACCTCTTAACAAGATAAAGAAGAATTTTGGAGATATAAAGCTTGATAGGAGCGTTTTGAAAGAGAAAGGTGTTATCGATTACGCGATAAACCTGATAAAGTGTGAAAAGAAGTTCAAACCCGTTTTCAACTTCGTGTATCGGGACACGCTTGTGGTTGAGGACATCGACACGGCCAAGAGGTTAATGGATGGCAGAAGGATAGTTACGCTTGATGGAGATATAGTTGAGAGAGCCGGAACGATAAGCGGTGGCAGCAAACAGAAGAGCAAGGGCATTCTGGCAACAAAAGAGCTTTTCGAGAAGGAGAAGAAGCTTGAAGAGGAAATAACAGTTATAGAGAGTAGAAAAGCCGAGATGCTGGGGAATCTGAGGTTGGTTGAAGAGGAAAGGAGGATTCATCAGAGCAATGTGGAGGAGATCAACTCCAGACTCTCCGAATTGAGCAGTAAAATATCCGTTGCCGAATCCAAGCTGAGAGATAACGAGAACAGGATTGAAGAATTGAAGGAGAAGCTCACATACAAGCAGAAAGAGAGAGCTGAGATCTACGAAAGAATGTCTGGGGTTGAAGAGGAGATAGAAAAGATAGATGAGGAGATCAGAAAGATTTCTGGAGAGATAGAAGAAATAGAGGCAAAGATGAGGGGCAGCGAGATCCCGGCACTTACAAGAAAGCTTGAGGAGATCAAAGAGGAAATAGACAGAAATAGCAGAGCCATGTATTCCATAACCAAGAATCTCGAGAATTCTGAGTTCAAGCTGCAACAGCTCAAGGACCTCGTGCTGGAGAAAGAGATCAAAATTGATGAGCTTGACAGGAAAATAGAGAACCTCAAAAAGGAGATAGAAAACGATAGCCAGCTTTATAGCGAGCTTGGAGAGAGACTTATCACACTGAAGGAAAAGGAGAAGGAAGTAGGAGAATCCGTTAAGGATCTCAGAGATAAAAGATCAAAGCTGCTTGCCGAGATCAAAAAACTCGAGAAAGATAGAGATGAAAAGAGGTTCGAGGTTACCGGAATCGAAGAGACCATAAAAGCGAAGGAAGAGAGTCTGAAAGATATAGAAGAGCAAATCCGGGAGCTTGGAGAGATAGAGTATGATGAGGAAGAGGTACAGAATATACCAAGAATGGAGCATGTGAAAAGAAGACTTGAAGAGATAGAGCTTGAGCTGAAGAAGTTCGGAGATGTCAACCTGAAAGCAATACAGGATTATGAAGAGGTGAAAGCGAGGAAGGAAGAGCTCATGAGCAAGAAACTTACTCTTGAGAAGGAAAGGAGTGAGATACTGGAAAAGATAGAGAGATACGAGAAGATGAAGAGGGATACCTTCTTCGAGACATTCAACGCGATAAACATGCACTTCAAAGAGATAATTTCGAAACTCGCTGAGGGAGAAGGCGAACTGTACCTCGACAATGCTGATGATCCGTTCAATAGCGGGCTGTACATGAGAGTTAGAGTTAGAGACAAGCCCATTCAGAAAATAGAGTCGATGAGCGGTGGAGAGAAGAGCCTTGTGGCCTTATCGCTGATATTCGCGATCCAAAAGTTCAAGCCCGCACCATTCTACGCCTTCGACGAGGTGGACATGTTCCTTGACGGCATAAATGTAGAGAAGGTCGCGAAGCTGATAAGCGAGAGATCTAAGAACGCTCAGTTCATTGTGGTGTCACTCAGGAAGCCCATGCTCGAGAAAGCAGATTCAATCGTTGGGGTAACCCTCTCCAAAGATAACTCCTCAACTGTAACAGGAATAAAGATGAAGGCCTGA